A window of the Planctomycetota bacterium genome harbors these coding sequences:
- a CDS encoding peptidylprolyl isomerase — MEKRVRLRLEALEPRQLLSATLLTPIDDVDVFTGSPNTVLDLSGTFDDPAVTGTTVRINTNLGNIDVELYDAATPLTVANFLSYMDDEDYWSSLIDRSVPGVLIQGGGYWYPEWQTVPADPPVQNEPGISNTRGTLAMWKPDGEPDGATSQWFINLADNSATFDFENGGYTVFGRVLGNGMEVADAIAAVPTYDVTVNGIQFPEIPLRDYPGDGSQPGSANVVLVNDIYGVSKLTLTVTNDNPDLVTATLNGTSLTLAYAAGQWGTATITVRATDLDGTFVEDSFVVTVQGRPLSHNDTAVTDEDQPVVIDVLANDVATSSPLDPASVTVGTAPSHGQTSVNPDTGEITYTPDPGYTGPDTFTYTVADMLGTLSAVATVSMTVNAAPLLTQPMPDLAIEYGTASTVIDLTQYLSDPDSPATSVRFDTVMGAIYVTLYDTQTPITVANFLKYVYDGDYASSVIHRSVPGFVLQGGGYRYPGWTDIPTDPPIQNEPGISNTYGTIAMAKLSGDPNSATSQWFFNLADNSANLDYQNGGFTVFGHVTAGMDVVLAIAALPTYAFNSPFDQLPLINYSSFPNEPAAANVVLLNNIVVLSPLTFQVWNDNPDLLTATVTDGKLTLAYAAGERGVANITVRGTDARGLYVEDTFTVEVAASPVAHPDSAGTNQGTPVIVPVLDNDVAGDYPLDPASVTIVTDVAHGATLVDPLTGAVTYTPAPGYYGPDSFTYFVADTYGRQTQTVTVSLSVNALPVLLQPFGDVAAEQGAPNAQINLSGRFSDPDGQGTIARFNTTLGVITVMLYDGDTPITVANFLKYVSDGDYNSTVIHRSVPSFVIQGGSYAYPTWTEIPTDPPIQNEFLHSNIRGTIAMAKVEGNPNSATSSWFFNLADNSANLDQQNGGFTVFGYVIDGMSVVDAIAALPTYAFNSPFDTLPLRNYTNFPAMPTADNVILVNTITTEPALTYTVLNDNTALVTATIQNGALVLAYAPGGWGTANITVRATDRAGAVVEDTFQVVVTGPPVAVRDDPTTDPSVAVVVNVLANDLSQGRPIDPTSVVIVTPPQYGAAVVDPVTGAIAYTPPAGFVGVDPFTYTVKDLDGRTSQPGLVNLVINQPGVFLGDGLPGTLVYTDPDGTVVTLSFKGGQARVLFVGNLGAIVNNGKAVTVGGMVDVFRVELSNTTASSSLAFVTAGGTTAGARLWGITGATPMGALSGPTMDLYRDGILMTGNGSVTTLVLRDVLAGADILLPGAGAGKGTALTLRNIPNPGSDITVAAGLSSLTLNQWVGSTLTAPWISKLTVTGAFGANVQLSGVGALKGTLPAATIAQITGGTWQISGAVGKLALGSSAAGWTLHVQGVLTSLTATTTLAGSIKAAWIGAIISSRDLAATITTTGANAAGLSIASLSAPRANGTTVNVPGGVGSVAVSKWLGGGITAARLNSLATKANSTLLLPGDFEADLKLTGTGQVLPKASIAGSLKGASWDLNGGVGSLTVLNSTVDWDCGIGGPAGKLVLGAVSNSELAVNGAIGSLAATNWMGGSLWAHSIGSLATTGSKTGAIVGHFTPDVQLTGQGVAAGSPTLGAARIAQGLALGTWDITGHIGSILAGFVESWTLKAHGNVTSLALGDVTAGNLTVDGTVNSLVAASWNGGTVTASRLLTATPGYVANLSLTIAGAINSISSLAWMAGTIKAAALGSLSIVGDLTRGIYADFAASLNLTGAQGVANTLGTVNVARRVLGGTWTVAGNIGTVNVFSWFYNTVVRATGNISSFTVGGMDSSKVYAGVASSVTGLPSALADFTSASTIGKFEIVGIPTTISTYSFLNSIVAARTISSVTLREVQTNNGGKAFGVAGQNLPSVSWSQAGAKYSWPMKWPGLTGDLVVRQITT; from the coding sequence ATGGAGAAACGAGTCCGACTCCGCCTCGAAGCCCTCGAGCCGCGGCAGTTGCTCTCCGCGACCCTCCTCACGCCGATTGACGACGTGGATGTGTTCACCGGCTCGCCGAACACCGTGCTGGACCTCAGCGGCACCTTCGACGACCCCGCGGTCACCGGCACCACGGTGCGAATCAATACGAACCTGGGCAACATTGACGTCGAGCTCTACGACGCCGCCACGCCGCTCACTGTGGCGAACTTCCTGAGTTACATGGACGACGAGGACTACTGGTCGAGCCTGATTGACCGCTCGGTGCCGGGCGTGCTCATTCAGGGTGGGGGCTACTGGTATCCCGAATGGCAGACCGTCCCGGCTGATCCGCCGGTCCAGAACGAGCCGGGCATCTCGAACACCCGCGGCACCCTGGCCATGTGGAAGCCCGACGGCGAGCCCGACGGAGCGACGAGCCAGTGGTTCATCAACCTCGCCGACAACTCGGCCACGTTCGACTTCGAGAACGGTGGTTACACCGTGTTCGGGCGCGTGCTGGGCAACGGCATGGAGGTGGCCGATGCCATCGCGGCGGTGCCGACCTACGACGTTACGGTCAACGGCATCCAGTTCCCCGAGATCCCGCTGCGCGACTACCCCGGTGACGGGTCGCAGCCCGGCAGCGCCAACGTGGTGCTCGTGAACGATATCTACGGGGTCAGCAAGCTTACTCTCACGGTGACCAACGACAACCCCGACCTGGTCACGGCCACGCTGAACGGCACGTCGCTCACGTTGGCCTACGCCGCGGGGCAATGGGGCACGGCCACGATCACCGTGCGGGCGACCGACCTCGACGGCACGTTTGTCGAGGACAGCTTTGTTGTCACCGTGCAGGGGCGGCCCCTCAGCCACAACGACACGGCGGTCACCGACGAGGACCAGCCGGTGGTCATTGACGTCCTGGCCAACGACGTCGCCACGAGTTCGCCGCTGGACCCTGCGTCGGTCACCGTGGGCACGGCGCCGAGCCATGGCCAGACCTCTGTCAATCCCGACACGGGCGAGATCACCTACACGCCCGACCCCGGCTACACCGGCCCCGACACATTCACCTACACGGTGGCGGACATGCTGGGCACGCTATCGGCGGTGGCAACCGTGAGCATGACAGTGAACGCTGCTCCCTTGCTCACCCAGCCGATGCCGGACCTGGCCATCGAGTACGGCACGGCATCCACCGTGATTGATCTCACGCAGTACTTGTCCGACCCCGACTCCCCGGCGACGAGCGTGCGGTTCGATACCGTCATGGGGGCCATCTACGTCACGTTGTACGACACGCAGACCCCGATCACGGTGGCCAACTTCCTCAAGTACGTCTACGACGGCGACTATGCCAGCTCGGTCATCCACCGCTCCGTGCCCGGCTTCGTGCTCCAGGGCGGAGGCTACCGGTATCCGGGCTGGACCGACATCCCCACGGACCCCCCCATCCAGAACGAGCCCGGCATTTCGAACACCTACGGCACGATCGCCATGGCCAAGCTCAGCGGCGATCCGAACAGTGCGACGAGCCAGTGGTTCTTCAACCTGGCCGACAACTCCGCCAATCTCGACTACCAGAACGGCGGGTTCACCGTGTTCGGGCACGTGACGGCGGGCATGGACGTGGTGCTGGCCATTGCCGCCCTGCCCACCTATGCCTTCAACAGCCCCTTCGATCAACTGCCCCTCATCAACTACAGCAGCTTCCCGAATGAGCCGGCTGCCGCGAACGTCGTCCTGCTGAACAACATCGTCGTCCTCTCGCCGCTGACATTCCAGGTCTGGAACGACAACCCCGATCTGCTCACGGCCACGGTCACCGACGGCAAGCTCACGCTGGCCTACGCCGCCGGCGAACGCGGGGTGGCCAACATCACCGTGCGCGGCACCGACGCGCGGGGCCTCTATGTTGAAGACACCTTCACCGTGGAGGTCGCGGCGTCGCCCGTTGCCCACCCAGACTCGGCTGGGACGAATCAGGGCACGCCGGTCATCGTCCCCGTGCTCGATAACGATGTGGCGGGCGACTACCCGCTCGACCCTGCCTCCGTGACCATCGTCACTGATGTGGCGCACGGCGCCACGCTGGTGGATCCCCTGACGGGGGCCGTCACCTACACGCCCGCACCAGGGTATTACGGCCCCGACTCGTTCACGTACTTCGTGGCCGACACCTATGGCCGCCAGACGCAGACCGTCACAGTGTCCCTGAGCGTGAACGCACTGCCCGTCCTTCTCCAGCCGTTTGGCGATGTGGCAGCCGAGCAGGGAGCGCCCAACGCTCAGATCAACCTGTCGGGCCGTTTCTCTGACCCCGACGGGCAGGGCACCATCGCCCGCTTCAACACCACGCTGGGCGTGATCACGGTGATGCTCTACGATGGCGACACGCCGATCACGGTGGCCAACTTCCTTAAGTACGTATCCGACGGCGACTACAACAGCACGGTGATCCACCGCTCGGTGCCGAGCTTCGTGATCCAGGGCGGCAGTTACGCTTATCCCACGTGGACCGAGATTCCCACCGACCCGCCCATCCAGAACGAGTTCCTGCACTCGAATATCCGCGGCACCATCGCTATGGCGAAGGTCGAGGGCAACCCCAACAGCGCCACATCGTCGTGGTTCTTCAACCTGGCCGACAACTCCGCCAACCTCGACCAGCAGAACGGCGGCTTCACGGTCTTCGGCTACGTGATTGACGGGATGAGCGTGGTGGATGCCATCGCCGCCCTGCCCACCTACGCCTTCAACTCGCCGTTCGACACACTGCCGCTGCGAAACTACACCAACTTCCCCGCGATGCCCACGGCGGACAACGTCATCCTGGTCAACACCATCACCACAGAGCCCGCGCTGACCTACACGGTGCTCAACGACAACACCGCCCTCGTCACCGCAACGATCCAGAACGGAGCGCTGGTGCTCGCCTATGCCCCCGGCGGCTGGGGCACGGCCAACATCACCGTGCGCGCCACCGATCGCGCCGGGGCCGTCGTCGAGGACACCTTCCAAGTCGTTGTCACCGGGCCGCCGGTCGCCGTGCGCGACGACCCGACCACCGACCCCAGCGTTGCTGTGGTGGTGAACGTGCTGGCCAACGACCTCTCGCAGGGGCGGCCGATTGACCCCACCTCCGTGGTCATCGTCACCCCGCCGCAGTACGGCGCAGCCGTGGTGGACCCTGTGACGGGCGCGATCGCTTACACGCCCCCCGCAGGCTTCGTGGGCGTGGATCCCTTCACGTACACGGTGAAGGACCTGGATGGCCGCACCTCTCAGCCCGGTCTGGTGAACCTCGTGATCAACCAGCCCGGCGTGTTCCTGGGCGATGGGCTGCCGGGCACACTTGTCTACACCGACCCCGATGGCACCGTGGTGACGCTGAGCTTCAAGGGCGGCCAGGCACGCGTGCTCTTCGTGGGCAACCTGGGGGCGATCGTCAACAACGGCAAGGCGGTCACAGTCGGCGGCATGGTGGATGTCTTCCGCGTCGAGCTGTCCAACACCACGGCCAGCAGTTCGCTGGCCTTCGTGACGGCAGGGGGCACCACGGCCGGCGCGCGCCTCTGGGGCATCACCGGCGCCACGCCTATGGGCGCACTCAGCGGGCCGACGATGGACCTCTATCGCGACGGCATCCTGATGACCGGCAACGGCTCCGTGACGACCCTGGTGCTCCGCGACGTGCTGGCCGGCGCGGACATTCTGTTGCCGGGAGCCGGCGCCGGCAAGGGCACGGCGCTCACCCTACGCAACATTCCCAACCCCGGCTCCGACATCACGGTCGCCGCCGGCCTCAGCTCCCTCACGCTCAACCAATGGGTCGGCTCCACCCTCACGGCGCCGTGGATTTCGAAGCTCACCGTCACAGGGGCCTTCGGGGCAAACGTGCAGCTTTCCGGTGTGGGCGCTCTCAAGGGGACGCTCCCTGCCGCCACCATCGCCCAGATCACGGGGGGCACTTGGCAGATCAGCGGTGCCGTGGGCAAGCTCGCGCTCGGCAGCTCGGCGGCGGGCTGGACGCTGCACGTCCAGGGCGTCCTTACCAGCCTCACGGCCACCACCACCCTCGCCGGCTCGATCAAGGCCGCTTGGATCGGCGCGATCATCTCCTCGCGCGACCTGGCGGCAACGATCACCACGACCGGCGCGAACGCCGCGGGCCTCTCCATCGCCTCCCTCTCGGCGCCGCGCGCCAATGGCACCACTGTGAATGTGCCTGGGGGTGTGGGTAGCGTGGCGGTGTCCAAGTGGCTCGGCGGCGGCATCACCGCCGCCCGCCTCAACTCGCTCGCGACCAAGGCCAACAGCACCCTGCTGCTGCCCGGCGACTTCGAGGCTGACCTGAAGCTCACCGGCACCGGCCAGGTGCTGCCCAAGGCCAGCATCGCCGGCTCGCTCAAAGGCGCGAGCTGGGACCTCAACGGCGGCGTGGGTTCCCTCACGGTGCTGAACAGCACGGTGGACTGGGATTGCGGGATCGGCGGCCCCGCTGGCAAGCTCGTCCTCGGCGCCGTCTCGAACAGCGAACTGGCGGTCAACGGCGCCATCGGCTCGCTGGCCGCCACCAACTGGATGGGCGGCAGCCTCTGGGCGCACTCCATCGGCTCCCTTGCGACCACGGGCAGCAAGACCGGCGCCATTGTCGGGCACTTCACCCCCGATGTCCAGCTCACCGGCCAGGGCGTGGCGGCCGGCAGCCCCACGCTTGGCGCCGCCCGCATCGCGCAGGGCCTTGCCCTCGGCACCTGGGACATCACCGGCCATATCGGCTCCATCCTGGCGGGCTTCGTCGAGAGCTGGACCCTCAAAGCCCACGGCAACGTCACGTCGCTGGCGCTGGGCGATGTGACGGCCGGCAACCTGACCGTGGACGGCACCGTCAACTCGCTCGTCGCCGCGAGCTGGAATGGCGGCACCGTGACCGCCAGTCGCCTCCTCACGGCCACGCCTGGCTACGTGGCCAACCTCAGCCTCACCATCGCCGGAGCCATCAACTCGATCTCGAGCCTCGCCTGGATGGCCGGCACCATCAAGGCCGCGGCCCTGGGGTCACTGAGCATCGTGGGCGATCTCACACGCGGCATCTACGCCGACTTCGCGGCCAGCCTCAACCTCACCGGCGCGCAGGGAGTGGCCAACACCCTCGGCACGGTGAACGTGGCCCGCCGAGTCCTCGGAGGCACCTGGACCGTCGCCGGCAACATCGGCACCGTCAACGTCTTCTCGTGGTTCTACAACACTGTGGTACGCGCGACCGGCAACATCTCCTCCTTCACTGTTGGAGGAATGGACTCCAGCAAGGTCTACGCTGGCGTGGCGAGCAGTGTTACCGGCCTTCCGAGCGCTCTGGCCGACTTCACGAGCGCCTCCACCATCGGCAAGTTCGAGATCGTGGGCATCCCCACCACGATCTCCACCTACTCCTTCCTCAACTCCATCGTCGCGGCGCGCACGATCAGCTCGGTCACCCTCCGCGAGGTGCAGACGAACAACGGCGGCAAGGCTTTCGGCGTTGCCGGGCAGAACCTGCCGTCCGTCTCCTGGTCGCAGGCCGGCGCCAAGTACTCGTGGCCCATGAAATGGCCGGGCCTCACAGGCGACCTGGTTGTGCGGCAGATCACCACGTAG
- a CDS encoding M28 family peptidase translates to MRHSLWVVFALLACAATVWVSALMSNPTLVDPGEQVRQIADYQAAAAAVDEGRLRDTIASLAALGSRVTGYPGAREAARWVAAALREIGLEDVREESFGVAVPMDRGATLALDGRATPIPLACLWPNLVRTSTLPPEGVEGPLIYAGRAQPRDFDGKPVEGAIVLLEFNCQTDWLNAFLLGAKAVIFVEPESPWRPEAEAKFLTVPADLPRFWIGRSDGQALVKTLEAAAIPRRARLTGRMDWAEGEAVNVLATLPGTDPACQDAIVVSAHYDSMSVVPAQSPGAEQACSMAALLELARTLVRHPLPRKVVFLATAGHGQAMAGMRHFLRRHVLAEGQPLRLAALVALDLSSHSRRVGLFYKAHYIDQGGRLQPWFSHLGRAWERWAAEACRGLGREPGSAFADCINSAQGKNWQTHLPTPLALEGELATLAGQVGLTFATTDDARFVVDTPLDTPDRVVFDNLAAQVRLLCCTVPNFLNTRGAFIRKLPDSYWTRLEARAVEFNFQKDYLPNEPLPGALIVVQEPVPKKSLCGVRGEPILLADEHGRAVFEGPPERRAVGSWRATLALGAFVLDPDTGGIRYAPDLGPEGARNYPLTVEMNAPVRQAPIVCFPARALTFFDLADQRYYVPFDTIQVLDAGTNSSPINYGYLLPRNPAWMSSSETCAVVFAKPGTRLRILMGAGPAGKRLLLLNGTAEKPLGTGFVVGEQGGAIPFTPLRAARDMWLLDDHRARSFSEHGLENPRVRQLHARAAARLAAADEALGERRYSRFLAEARAAWALEARIYPEVLGTANDVVKGLVFYLALVLPFAFFIERLLLSARTTVGRIAGTTGAFVLVFLLLAVFHPAFRVAISPLMVLLAFVILTLSVVVITLVVRRFEELMAERRAAASGVHAADVSRMSAALTAFFLGIGHLRKRPIRTTLTSITIVLLAFSVLSLAAVVQFLKQTVIPYAEQGARYEGLLLRGRQWQAIKTLAVEALRNEFGARVVPRAWYYSALVGEQSSVALTGGRERKTIYLTALVGLTEAEQEVTRPQEALVAGRWLRAGADEAVLAGETVAALGLTPETALGTTLECFGRPLALVGVFDSRKLNGVADLDREPLTPVDYVRMAQRRREKGPPDEDVVEEYVHLAAESVAIVSYDFLVRSGGEVRSIVIRGEGEAQVTENLGDLMPRTELTLFAGREGRTDLYSTRGASSIVGAGSLLVPTLLAALIVFNTMLGSIYERTREIGVLSSIGLAPKHIGSLFLAESVVHAVVGTVIGYLLGQGVSRIIHAYGLLPGLQLNYSSTATMLLSLFIMAVVVGSSLYPAVQARRIAVPTIELRWQLPEAVNDEVRLELPFTVSEATALGMNGYLEEYFQAHTEAALGGFASEDVQLAATGEAPRRGLRLSMTAWLAPFDVGVSQRVEVQSRPLPGEGFYDILLCLRRLSGDEGSWRRLNRQFTDLIRKQFLIWRVLRPEMRQVYEGKVRARFEAEIGQGNG, encoded by the coding sequence GTGCGTCATTCGCTCTGGGTAGTCTTCGCCCTTCTTGCCTGCGCGGCCACCGTGTGGGTGTCGGCTCTGATGAGCAACCCCACGCTGGTGGACCCCGGGGAGCAGGTGCGCCAGATCGCGGATTACCAGGCCGCCGCCGCTGCGGTGGACGAGGGGCGCCTGCGGGACACGATCGCCTCGCTCGCCGCCCTCGGTTCACGGGTGACCGGCTACCCAGGTGCCCGCGAGGCGGCCCGTTGGGTTGCGGCAGCCCTTCGCGAGATCGGGCTCGAGGATGTGCGAGAGGAGAGCTTCGGCGTCGCCGTGCCGATGGACCGTGGGGCCACGCTGGCGCTGGACGGGCGCGCGACGCCCATTCCGCTCGCCTGCCTGTGGCCAAACCTGGTCCGCACGTCCACGCTCCCGCCCGAGGGGGTCGAAGGGCCGCTCATCTACGCAGGGCGAGCGCAGCCGCGGGACTTCGACGGCAAGCCGGTGGAGGGCGCCATCGTGCTCCTGGAGTTCAACTGCCAGACCGACTGGCTGAACGCCTTCCTCCTCGGCGCGAAGGCGGTGATCTTCGTGGAGCCCGAATCCCCGTGGCGCCCGGAGGCGGAAGCCAAGTTCCTCACCGTGCCTGCCGACCTGCCCCGCTTCTGGATCGGCCGGTCCGACGGCCAGGCCCTCGTCAAGACCCTGGAGGCCGCCGCCATCCCCCGGCGCGCGAGGCTCACGGGGCGAATGGACTGGGCGGAGGGCGAGGCCGTGAACGTTCTCGCCACGCTGCCGGGCACCGACCCCGCGTGCCAGGACGCGATCGTGGTGAGCGCGCACTACGACTCGATGTCGGTCGTGCCCGCCCAGTCGCCGGGGGCCGAGCAGGCGTGTTCAATGGCCGCCTTGTTGGAGCTGGCCCGAACACTCGTGCGGCATCCGCTGCCGCGCAAGGTGGTGTTTCTAGCCACTGCCGGCCACGGTCAGGCGATGGCGGGCATGCGGCACTTCCTCCGCCGTCACGTGCTGGCCGAAGGCCAACCGCTGCGCCTGGCCGCCCTGGTGGCCCTCGACCTTTCGAGCCACAGCCGGCGCGTGGGGCTATTCTACAAAGCCCACTACATTGACCAGGGCGGGCGGCTCCAGCCCTGGTTCTCGCATCTTGGCCGCGCCTGGGAACGCTGGGCGGCCGAAGCCTGTCGGGGCCTCGGCCGCGAGCCCGGCTCGGCGTTCGCCGACTGCATCAACTCGGCTCAGGGCAAGAACTGGCAGACGCACTTGCCCACGCCGCTGGCCCTCGAGGGCGAGCTGGCCACCCTGGCCGGACAGGTCGGCCTCACCTTTGCCACCACCGATGATGCCCGCTTCGTGGTGGACACGCCGCTCGACACGCCGGACCGCGTGGTGTTCGACAATCTCGCGGCCCAAGTGCGGCTGCTGTGCTGCACCGTGCCCAACTTCCTGAACACACGGGGCGCCTTCATCCGCAAGCTGCCGGACAGCTATTGGACACGCCTCGAGGCCCGGGCCGTGGAGTTCAACTTCCAGAAGGACTACTTGCCCAACGAGCCGCTGCCTGGGGCGCTCATCGTGGTGCAGGAGCCTGTGCCGAAGAAGTCGCTGTGCGGCGTGCGCGGCGAGCCGATTCTGCTGGCGGATGAGCACGGACGGGCCGTCTTCGAGGGGCCGCCCGAGCGGCGTGCGGTCGGCTCCTGGCGCGCCACCCTCGCCCTCGGAGCCTTCGTGCTCGACCCCGACACGGGCGGGATTCGCTACGCGCCCGACCTGGGCCCCGAGGGGGCGCGCAACTACCCGCTCACCGTCGAGATGAATGCTCCGGTGCGCCAGGCGCCCATCGTGTGCTTTCCCGCACGGGCCCTCACCTTCTTCGATCTCGCCGACCAGCGCTACTACGTGCCGTTCGACACGATCCAGGTGCTCGATGCGGGCACCAACTCGTCGCCCATCAACTACGGCTACCTGCTGCCGCGCAATCCGGCGTGGATGTCGAGTTCGGAGACGTGCGCGGTGGTGTTCGCCAAGCCCGGCACGCGCCTGCGCATTCTGATGGGGGCAGGGCCGGCCGGCAAGCGGCTGCTGCTGCTCAACGGCACGGCGGAGAAGCCGCTGGGCACGGGCTTCGTCGTGGGTGAGCAGGGCGGCGCGATCCCGTTCACGCCGCTGCGCGCCGCGCGCGACATGTGGCTGCTCGACGACCACCGCGCCCGAAGCTTCAGCGAGCACGGGCTCGAGAACCCGCGTGTCAGGCAACTCCACGCCCGAGCCGCCGCGCGTCTGGCGGCTGCCGACGAGGCGCTGGGCGAGCGGCGTTACTCGCGCTTCCTCGCCGAGGCCCGCGCCGCCTGGGCGCTCGAGGCCCGCATCTATCCCGAGGTGCTGGGCACGGCCAACGATGTGGTCAAGGGCCTCGTCTTCTATCTCGCGCTCGTGCTGCCGTTCGCGTTCTTCATCGAGCGGCTGCTGCTGAGCGCGAGGACCACGGTCGGGCGCATCGCGGGCACCACGGGAGCGTTCGTCCTGGTGTTTCTGCTGCTCGCGGTCTTTCACCCGGCGTTCCGCGTGGCCATTTCGCCGCTCATGGTGCTCCTGGCCTTCGTGATCCTCACCCTCTCGGTCGTGGTGATCACGCTCGTGGTGCGGCGGTTCGAGGAACTGATGGCCGAGCGGCGCGCCGCGGCGAGCGGTGTGCACGCGGCCGACGTGAGCCGCATGAGCGCGGCCCTGACGGCCTTCTTCCTGGGCATCGGGCACCTGCGCAAGCGCCCCATCCGCACCACGCTCACGTCCATCACCATCGTGCTGCTCGCCTTCTCGGTGCTCTCGCTCGCCGCGGTGGTGCAATTCCTCAAACAAACGGTCATCCCGTACGCCGAGCAGGGCGCCCGCTACGAGGGGCTGCTGTTGCGCGGCAGGCAGTGGCAGGCGATCAAGACTCTGGCGGTGGAGGCCCTGCGCAACGAGTTCGGCGCGCGCGTGGTTCCCAGGGCATGGTATTACTCGGCCCTGGTAGGCGAGCAGTCGTCTGTCGCCCTCACGGGCGGCCGCGAGCGCAAGACGATCTACCTCACCGCGCTCGTGGGCCTCACGGAGGCGGAGCAGGAGGTGACACGCCCGCAGGAAGCCTTGGTGGCCGGCCGTTGGCTGCGGGCGGGCGCGGATGAAGCCGTGCTGGCCGGCGAGACTGTGGCTGCCCTCGGCCTGACGCCGGAGACGGCTCTGGGCACGACGCTCGAGTGTTTCGGCCGTCCGCTCGCGCTCGTGGGGGTGTTCGACAGCCGGAAGCTGAACGGGGTGGCCGACCTCGATCGCGAGCCGCTCACGCCCGTGGACTACGTGCGCATGGCCCAGCGGCGCCGCGAGAAGGGGCCGCCCGACGAGGACGTGGTGGAGGAGTACGTGCACCTGGCGGCCGAGAGCGTGGCCATCGTGTCGTACGACTTCCTCGTCCGCTCGGGCGGCGAGGTGCGGAGCATTGTCATCCGGGGCGAGGGGGAGGCCCAGGTGACCGAGAACCTGGGCGACCTGATGCCCCGCACCGAACTCACGCTGTTCGCGGGCAGGGAAGGGCGCACCGACCTCTACAGCACCCGCGGCGCGAGCAGCATCGTGGGCGCCGGCTCGCTGCTCGTGCCCACGCTGCTCGCGGCGCTGATCGTGTTCAACACCATGCTTGGCTCGATCTACGAGCGAACGAGGGAGATCGGCGTGCTCTCCTCGATCGGTCTGGCGCCCAAGCACATCGGCTCGCTGTTCCTGGCCGAGAGCGTGGTGCACGCCGTGGTGGGCACGGTGATCGGCTACCTGCTGGGGCAGGGGGTGTCGCGCATCATCCACGCCTACGGCCTGCTGCCGGGCCTCCAACTCAACTACTCGTCCACGGCCACCATGCTGCTATCGCTCTTCATCATGGCCGTGGTCGTAGGCTCGAGCCTCTACCCGGCCGTGCAGGCGCGGCGCATCGCGGTGCCCACCATCGAGCTGCGCTGGCAATTGCCCGAGGCGGTGAACGACGAGGTGAGGCTGGAACTGCCGTTCACGGTGAGCGAGGCCACGGCCCTGGGGATGAACGGCTACCTCGAGGAGTACTTCCAGGCGCACACCGAGGCGGCTCTCGGAGGCTTCGCGTCGGAGGATGTGCAGCTTGCCGCCACGGGCGAGGCGCCGCGTCGGGGGCTGCGGCTCTCGATGACGGCGTGGCTCGCGCCCTTCGACGTGGGGGTGAGCCAACGGGTCGAGGTGCAAAGCCGCCCGTTGCCGGGCGAGGGTTTCTATGATATTCTCCTGTGCCTTCGACGCCTCAGCGGCGATGAGGGCTCGTGGCGGCGCCTCAACCGCCAGTTCACCGATCTGATTCGCAAGCAGTTCCTCATCTGGCGCGTGCTGCGGCCCGAGATGCGCCAGGTGTATGAGGGCAAGGTTCGCGCGCGGTTCGAGGCCGAGATAGGGCAGGGCAATGGCTGA
- a CDS encoding uroporphyrinogen decarboxylase family protein encodes MTYSDRYLAFMGLAPKRIPHWEHWSCPDAETYLTGIDYYEHPKLCRERLRELYPQLELGIPATDEPKPRPKLDLVGQSSTTDGEGYHRVRWGDGETSLWDWGKHFKTADDVFAFSPLERAADFARIPVVESRDYSDEAKLYEAYRKGYPPEWGDHAPEGSTASCGFYNTMFMWPLLTFGWELFLETCLDPRFERIMDEFAEINRRVFRVFARLPVNFVVCHDDIVTSRGPVCSPAWMHKYIFPRYEEFWSIVKAAGKQVIFMVDGCIDAYADDVFACGARGIISEPYTDYKALARRHRDCFLAGEGDNRVLYRNRPAEIEAMVRSMVETARMTGGYMMCIGNHIPWNVPPPAIKLYLDLSAELARR; translated from the coding sequence ATGACGTACAGCGACAGGTATCTGGCCTTCATGGGCCTCGCCCCGAAGCGCATCCCCCACTGGGAGCACTGGTCGTGCCCCGACGCGGAGACCTACCTCACGGGGATTGACTACTACGAGCACCCGAAGCTGTGCCGAGAGCGGCTCCGCGAGCTGTATCCGCAACTGGAGCTGGGCATCCCGGCCACCGACGAGCCGAAGCCCCGCCCGAAGCTCGACCTCGTGGGCCAAAGCTCGACGACCGATGGCGAGGGCTACCACCGCGTCCGATGGGGCGACGGCGAGACGAGCCTGTGGGACTGGGGGAAGCACTTCAAGACAGCCGACGACGTGTTCGCCTTCTCGCCGCTGGAGCGGGCGGCCGATTTTGCCAGGATACCGGTGGTGGAGAGCCGCGACTATTCGGACGAGGCGAAGCTCTACGAGGCCTACCGCAAGGGCTACCCGCCCGAATGGGGCGACCACGCGCCCGAGGGCTCCACCGCCTCGTGCGGCTTCTACAACACGATGTTCATGTGGCCCCTGCTCACCTTCGGCTGGGAGCTGTTCCTCGAAACGTGCCTCGACCCACGTTTCGAGCGGATCATGGACGAGTTCGCCGAGATCAACCGCCGCGTGTTCCGCGTCTTCGCGCGCCTGCCCGTCAACTTCGTCGTCTGCCACGACGACATCGTCACCAGCCGCGGCCCCGTTTGCTCGCCCGCGTGGATGCACAAGTACATCTTCCCCCGCTACGAAGAGTTCTGGAGCATCGTGAAGGCCGCGGGCAAACAGGTAATCTTCATGGTGGACGGCTGCATAGATGCCTATGCCGACGATGTGTTCGCCTGTGGCGCCCGCGGCATCATCAGCGAGCCGTACACCGACTACAAGGCACTCGCCCGGCGGCACCGGGATTGCTTCCTCGCGGGCGAGGGCGACAACCGCGTGCTCTACCGCAACCGCCCTGCCGAAATCGAGGCCATGGTGCGCAGCATGGTCGAGACCGCCCGGATGACCGGCGGCTACATGATGTGCATCGGCAACCACATCCCGTGGAACGTGCCCCCGCCCGCCATCAAGCTCTACCTCGACCTCTCGGCCGAGCTGGCGAGGCGATGA